One stretch of Hemibagrus wyckioides isolate EC202008001 linkage group LG01, SWU_Hwy_1.0, whole genome shotgun sequence DNA includes these proteins:
- the LOC131369417 gene encoding phospholipid phosphatase-related protein type 4, whose protein sequence is MSARERAKGHATKDSLSLLPCFYFVELPILVSSVVSLYFLEWTDIFKPVHWGFSCYDRSLSLPYIEPTHEVIPFLMLLILTFGAPALTIMIGEGILFCWLSKTQSGPGAEANINAAGCNFNSYVRRAIRFVGVHVFGLCATALITDIIQLSTGYPTPYFLTVCKPNYTHLNSSCDENSFILEDICSGSDTAIINAGRKSFPSQHATLASFAAVYISMYFNSTLTDSSKLLKPLLVFSFIISAIICGLTRIIQHKNHAIDVYLGFLLGGGIAIYLGLHAVGNFQPSEEKLKNESQVQDTVRSLGELGQHVGHHLPAKSRSSSDGISTSHSDGLLHRNLQTRHTRSLTNLKRSSADVEVPQPHSPIDKESMVTFNTLPRIHPATMDDDTRRNGTVYSSMDSSRSKQLLSQWKSKNDNRKHSMQTVESALGQCSTNNMETRCSSEPSTVGIAGEQQGPVGSCLKLATGSSTLPSNPCGIAGGTRVPIQPRPGSSQLVHIPEETQEGMSISPRGSVRDKWLKSMEKNANGQPRIVPVIGMSKQHGLLPAGSSSSESSSHTSSTAPLHRHKSLSEEPGSGVTSQSSIVRVEAHPENGRPLVHAHSTEGNAFWTWKSQNSLRQSFELNDLNRDSENCDSLRDSYGSTDRKRSNSGVPIHVTVPTVPAVSSISTVANSVGDQHPHQTISTIRVTPIESNESGPESRDSTLRRKSNMILIPERGNSPDNTRTIFYKGTSTTPAFKE, encoded by the exons ATGTCTGCGAGAGAAAGAGCAAAGGGACATGCGACTAAGGATAGCCTTTCTTTGCTGCCATGCTTCTATTTTGTTGAG CTTCCAATCCTGGTTTCATCAGTAGTGAGCCTTTACTTTCTAGAATGGACAGACATTTTCAAACCTGTGCACTGGGGCTTCAGCTGTTATGATCGCAGTCTGAGTTTACCTTACATCGAGCCAACACATGAGGTCATCCCCTTCCTCATGCTCCTCATCCTCACCTTTGGTGCACCTGCCCTCACG ATAATGATTGGAGAGGGCATTCTGTTCTGCTGGCTTTCCAAAACTCAGAGCGGCCCTGGAGCCGAGGCCAACATCAATGCAGCTGGCTGCAACTTCAACTCCTATGTCCGACGCGCCATCAGGTTTGTGG gtGTTCATGTGTTTGGTCTCTGTGCCACTGCTTTGATAACGGACATCATCCAGCTGTCGACAGGTTACCCAACACCGTATTTCCTTACTGTATGCAAAcccaactacacacacctgaactcCTCCTGTGATGAGAACTCTTTCATACTGGAAGACATATGTTCTGGATCTGACACTGCCATCATTAATGCCGGCAG AAAATCGTTTCCTTCCCAGCATGCAACCTTGGCATCCTTTGCAGCTGTCTACATCTCT ATGTATTTCAACAGCACACTGACAGACTCATCTAAACTTCTGAAGCCCTTATTGGTCTTCTCCTTCATCATAAGTGCCATCATATGTGGTCTAACCCGGATTATCCAGCACAAGAACCATGCTATTGATGTCTACCTGGGATTTCTCCTTGGAGGGGGCATTGCCATTTATTTA GGTCTGCATGCTGTTGGGAATTTCCAACCCAGTGAGGAGAAGCTGAAGAATGAATCTCAGGTTCAGGATACTGTTAGGTCCCTGGGTGAGCTGGGTCAACACGTTGGCCACCATCTGCCTGCTAAAAGCCGTAGCAGCAGTGATGGCATTTCCACCTCACACTCAGATGGACTTCTTCACCGTAATCTTCAGACCCGTCACACTAGATCTCTTACCAACCTGAAGAGATCCAGTGCGGACGTCGAAGTCCCACAGCCCCACAGCCCTATAGATAAGGAGAGCATGGTGACTTTTAACACTCTGCCTCGGATTCACCCAGCAACCATGGATGATGACACAAGGCGCAATGGAACAGTCTATTCGTCTATGGACTCCAGTCGTTCCAAACAGTTGTTATCGCAGTGGAAGAGTAAGAATGACAATCGAAAGCATTCCATGCAGACTGTGGAGAGTGCCCTGGGCCAGTGTTCCACCAACAACATGGAGACTCGCTGTAGTTCAGAACCTTCCACCGTAGGCATTGCTGGGGAGCAGCAAGGTCCAGTAGGGTCATGTCTCAAACTGGCCACTGGAAGCAGCACTTTACCCAGTAACCCTTGTGGTATTGCTGGAGGTACAAGAGTGCCTATTCAGCCCAGGCCAGGCTCTTCACAACTGGTGCACATTCCAGAGGAGACTCAGGAAGGCATGAGCATTTCACCTAGAGGCAGTGTACGGGACAAGTGGCTGAAAAGCATGGAAAAGAATGCCAACGGACAACCACGCATTGTGCCAGTGATTGGCATGTCCAAGCAGCATGGCCTGTTGCCTGCAGGCTCCAGCAGTTCTGAGAGCAGTAGCCACACCAGCTCCACTGCACCTCTGCACCGCCATAAGAGCCTGAGTGAGGAGCCTGGTTCAGGTGTTACCAGCCAGAGTTCCATAGTCAGGGTGGAGGCACACCCAGAGAACGGACGGCCCTTGGTTCATGCCCACTCTACTGAAGGCAACGCTTTCTGGACCTGGAAGTCTCAGAACAGCTTAAGACAGTCTTTTGAGCTCAATGACCTCAACCGAGACTCAGAGAATTGTGATTCACTTAGGGACAGCTATGGTTCCACAGACAGGAAAAGGAGCAACTCTGGTGTTCCGATACATGTCACTGTCCCAACAGTTCCTGCTGTCTCTTCTATTTCCACTGTAGCCAACTCAGTAGGAGATCAGCACCCTCATCAAACCATCTCCACCATCCGGGTCACCCCTATAGAAAGCAATGAGAGTGGCCCAGAGAGTCGCGACTCAACACTGAGAAGGAAAAGCAATATGATCCTAATCCCTGAAAGAGGGAACAGCCCAGACAACACCAGGACCATTTTCTACAAGGGCACTTCCACCACCCCAGCATTTAAAGAGTAG